One part of the Tunicatimonas pelagia genome encodes these proteins:
- a CDS encoding DUF937 domain-containing protein, whose product MLDNIINMGKEHMAKLIQEQTQLDTSKTDEAVGVTKDTVVDGLKGELMKGNFDGVMDLFNGNAPTTTSNPIVSSITSSLVTNLASKLGIGEGIAKQIANIAIPFIMNKLSAKETGQASDKNDLIEQLGFGGDSGIGGLLGGLGGMFGK is encoded by the coding sequence ATGCTAGACAACATTATCAACATGGGCAAAGAGCATATGGCTAAGCTCATTCAGGAACAAACGCAGCTAGACACTTCAAAAACTGACGAAGCCGTAGGGGTAACCAAAGATACTGTAGTTGACGGTTTGAAAGGTGAATTAATGAAGGGAAATTTTGATGGTGTAATGGATCTTTTCAACGGAAATGCTCCCACCACTACCAGCAACCCAATTGTGAGTAGCATCACCAGCAGTTTGGTCACGAATTTAGCCAGTAAGCTGGGCATTGGCGAAGGAATTGCTAAGCAAATTGCAAACATCGCTATTCCGTTTATTATGAATAAACTCAGTGCTAAAGAAACCGGGCAAGCAAGCGACAAGAACGATTTAATTGAGCAGCTAGGCTTCGGTGGCGACTCCGGCATTGGAGGACTACTCGGCGGTTTAGGCGGAATGTTCGGAAAGTAG
- the lysM gene encoding peptidoglycan-binding protein LysM, producing MGLIDFFKNAGEKIFGGESEEEKKEKLVKHVTSLGLPVEGLSISVDDETVTVKGKVDSVGHSEKIALAVGNVEGVSKVDNQLTVETPEQVEPEPQATYHTVEKGDSLSKISKEVYGDPMKYNAIFEANKPMLKHPDKIYPGQVLRIPPKESLA from the coding sequence ATGGGACTTATTGATTTCTTCAAAAACGCAGGAGAAAAAATCTTCGGTGGCGAGAGCGAAGAGGAAAAAAAAGAGAAACTGGTGAAGCACGTCACTTCTCTAGGGCTACCCGTGGAGGGGCTTTCTATCAGCGTAGACGACGAAACTGTTACAGTGAAGGGAAAAGTTGATAGTGTGGGACATTCGGAAAAAATTGCTTTGGCTGTCGGAAATGTAGAAGGCGTAAGTAAGGTTGATAATCAGCTGACTGTAGAAACTCCTGAACAAGTAGAACCCGAACCACAGGCTACCTACCACACGGTAGAGAAAGGCGATTCGCTTTCTAAAATCTCCAAAGAAGTATACGGTGACCCTATGAAGTACAACGCTATTTTTGAGGCGAACAAACCAATGCTAAAGCATCCGGATAAGATATATCCCGGACAAGTACTGCGGATTCCACCGAAAGAAAGCCTTGCTTAG